From a region of the Corallococcus coralloides DSM 2259 genome:
- a CDS encoding S1 family peptidase produces MFSLLLVAVLAQEPVAPPEPSAPPAPPVVLPAPDAGVSDAVVPPLPVASLPPATHELFRRIQGRVSQVRIIERRSGTKSSIGSAFFVSAKGHALTNYHVVSDLVLHPEDYTAELDRGDATVPVRLLAVDVASDLAVIQVDAPISDYFKLEEHEPPQGTRLFAMGNPRDLGTTIVEGTYNGLVRDALYERVHFTGAINPGMSGGPTLSGEGGVVGVNVATMGNQVGFLVPVSRARALLDRALEQGAPPEPAALMTSVKDQLLANQQRITDRLMATDLPKQSLGGYRVPGRWSPFLKCWGDTPHDPETPYTVTSYQCSSEEDIFLSSSHRTGVVAYLHQHVESEKLGAMRFSALYSTLFSQDPDAVAATREDVTNFRCKSEFVDVNGLTVRAAICLRAYRRFPGLYDLVLRAATLNASTHGVDTSLTLGGFSAENARKLARRYLEGLSWVK; encoded by the coding sequence ATGTTCTCCCTTCTCCTTGTCGCCGTGCTCGCGCAGGAGCCCGTGGCTCCTCCGGAGCCTTCGGCGCCCCCAGCCCCGCCGGTGGTCCTCCCGGCGCCGGACGCTGGCGTCTCGGACGCGGTGGTGCCGCCCCTGCCGGTGGCCTCGCTGCCTCCGGCCACGCACGAGCTGTTCCGCCGCATCCAGGGCCGCGTCTCGCAGGTGCGCATCATCGAGCGCCGCTCCGGGACGAAGTCCTCCATCGGCTCCGCGTTCTTCGTGAGCGCGAAGGGCCACGCCCTCACGAACTACCACGTCGTCTCCGACCTGGTGCTCCACCCGGAGGACTACACGGCGGAGCTGGACCGCGGCGACGCGACGGTGCCGGTGCGCCTGCTCGCGGTGGACGTGGCGAGCGACCTGGCCGTCATCCAGGTGGACGCCCCCATCAGCGACTACTTCAAGCTGGAGGAGCATGAACCGCCGCAGGGCACGCGCCTGTTCGCCATGGGCAACCCGCGCGACCTGGGCACCACCATCGTGGAGGGTACCTACAACGGCCTGGTGCGCGACGCCCTCTACGAGCGCGTGCACTTCACCGGCGCCATCAACCCCGGCATGAGCGGCGGGCCCACGCTCAGCGGCGAAGGCGGCGTCGTGGGCGTCAACGTGGCCACGATGGGCAACCAGGTGGGCTTCCTGGTGCCGGTGTCCCGCGCGCGGGCGCTGCTCGACCGGGCGCTGGAGCAGGGCGCTCCACCGGAGCCGGCCGCGCTGATGACGTCCGTGAAGGATCAGCTGCTGGCCAACCAGCAGCGCATCACCGACCGGCTGATGGCCACGGACCTGCCGAAGCAGTCGCTGGGCGGGTACCGCGTCCCCGGCCGCTGGAGCCCCTTCCTCAAGTGCTGGGGCGACACGCCGCATGATCCGGAGACGCCCTACACGGTGACGAGCTACCAGTGCTCCTCCGAGGAGGACATCTTCCTGTCCTCAAGCCACCGCACGGGCGTGGTGGCCTACCTGCACCAGCACGTCGAAAGCGAGAAGCTGGGCGCCATGCGCTTCTCCGCGCTCTACAGCACGCTCTTCTCGCAGGACCCGGACGCGGTGGCCGCCACGCGCGAGGACGTCACCAACTTCCGCTGCAAGTCGGAGTTCGTGGACGTGAACGGCCTCACGGTGCGCGCCGCCATCTGCCTGCGCGCCTACCGCCGCTTCCCGGGCCTCTACGACCTGGTGCTGCGCGCGGCCACGCTGAACGCCTCCACGCACGGCGTGGACACCAGCCTCACGCTGGGCGGCTTCTCCGCGGAGAACGCTCGCAAGCTGGCGCGCCGCTACCTGGAGGGTCTGTCGTGGGTGAAGTGA
- a CDS encoding FHA domain-containing protein has translation MGEVIFLEVLEGDAVQSRHRLDTLPVTVGRGYANDIILDDPKVSAEHLRLERREDGAVVLHDVGSVNGTFSVEPWAALKELVITPDARVSVGDTVLRFRPRSFVVEDTVVNEAPEAPSERLIERPRAFALALQALVVTSFISERVTQFGKTDWGDLLMSAVVPLGLALLWAGGWSLASRIARKRFHFRVHATIAALVLLGFALLPPLFALVSFSFSLGSWLGFVRTLAVLGLVGWGLYWHLRYVTRWSGKRVVRGLVIASVGVLVLTNASEMLGNEPFSEELEFPRSLLPPVLRLAPAHSMDSFFEDVNPLEKKVDALVKER, from the coding sequence GTGGGTGAAGTGATCTTCCTGGAGGTGCTGGAAGGGGACGCCGTCCAGTCCCGCCACCGGCTGGACACGCTGCCGGTGACGGTGGGGCGCGGCTACGCCAACGACATCATCCTGGACGACCCGAAGGTCTCCGCCGAACACCTGCGCCTGGAGCGGCGCGAGGACGGCGCGGTGGTGCTGCATGATGTGGGCAGCGTCAACGGCACCTTCAGCGTGGAGCCGTGGGCGGCGCTGAAGGAGCTGGTCATCACCCCGGACGCGCGGGTGTCCGTGGGGGACACGGTGCTGCGCTTCCGGCCCCGCTCCTTCGTGGTGGAGGACACCGTCGTCAACGAGGCGCCCGAAGCGCCCAGCGAGCGCCTGATCGAGCGCCCCCGGGCCTTCGCGCTGGCGCTGCAGGCGCTGGTCGTGACGTCCTTCATCTCCGAGCGGGTGACCCAGTTCGGGAAGACGGACTGGGGCGACCTGCTGATGTCCGCCGTGGTGCCCCTGGGGCTGGCGCTCCTGTGGGCCGGGGGCTGGTCGCTGGCGAGCCGCATCGCGCGCAAGCGCTTCCACTTCCGCGTGCACGCCACCATCGCCGCCCTGGTGCTGCTGGGCTTCGCGCTCCTGCCGCCCCTGTTCGCGCTCGTGAGCTTCAGCTTCTCGCTGGGCTCGTGGCTGGGCTTCGTGCGCACGCTGGCCGTGTTGGGACTGGTGGGGTGGGGGCTCTACTGGCACCTGCGCTACGTGACGCGCTGGAGCGGCAAGCGGGTGGTCCGCGGGCTCGTCATCGCGTCGGTGGGCGTGCTGGTCCTCACGAACGCGTCGGAGATGCTGGGCAACGAGCCCTTCAGCGAGGAGCTGGAGTTCCCCCGCTCGCTCCTGCCGCCGGTGCTGCGCCTGGCCCCGGCGCACTCCATGGACTCGTTCTTCGAGGACGTGAATCCGCTGGAGAAGAAGGTGGACGCGCTCGTGAAGGAGCGCTGA
- a CDS encoding aldo/keto reductase, whose translation MKYANLGHTGLRVSRICLGCMSYGTPKWRPWVLDEEAAQPFFRRAVELGVTFFDTANMYSDGVSEEVTGRALRKYAKLDEVVLATKVYFPTGSGQNERGLSRKAITQACEASLKRLGVETIDLYQIHRMDPNTPIEETLSSLDQLVRQGKVRYLGASSAYAWQFMRALSVSERNGWARFVSMQNHYNLVYREEEREMLPLCEAEGVGVIPWSPLARGLLAGSRKSLDDKEATTRAGSDTLSPILYNQPGDWDVVEAVKQVAEARKAPPAQVALAWLLSKPVVTAPIIGATKPEHLEDAVKAVSLKLTPEEVKALEAPYKPHAVRGL comes from the coding sequence ATGAAGTACGCGAACCTGGGACACACGGGCCTGCGGGTCTCCCGCATCTGCCTGGGCTGCATGAGCTACGGCACCCCGAAGTGGCGCCCGTGGGTGCTGGACGAAGAGGCGGCGCAGCCCTTCTTCCGCCGCGCGGTGGAGCTGGGCGTCACCTTCTTCGACACCGCGAACATGTACTCGGACGGGGTCAGTGAGGAGGTGACGGGCCGCGCGCTGCGCAAATACGCGAAGCTGGACGAGGTGGTGCTCGCCACGAAGGTCTACTTCCCCACGGGCAGCGGCCAGAACGAGCGCGGCCTGTCGCGCAAGGCCATCACCCAGGCGTGCGAGGCGAGCCTCAAGCGGCTGGGCGTGGAGACCATCGACCTCTATCAAATCCACCGGATGGACCCGAACACGCCCATCGAGGAGACGCTGTCCTCGTTGGATCAGCTCGTGCGTCAGGGCAAGGTGCGCTACCTGGGCGCGAGCTCCGCGTACGCGTGGCAGTTCATGCGCGCGCTCAGCGTGTCCGAGCGCAACGGCTGGGCGCGCTTCGTGTCCATGCAGAACCACTACAACCTCGTCTACCGCGAGGAGGAGCGGGAGATGCTGCCCCTCTGCGAGGCGGAGGGCGTGGGCGTCATCCCGTGGTCGCCGCTGGCGCGAGGGCTGCTCGCGGGGTCGCGCAAGTCGCTGGACGACAAGGAGGCCACGACGCGCGCGGGCTCCGACACGCTGTCGCCCATCCTCTACAACCAGCCCGGGGACTGGGACGTGGTGGAGGCGGTGAAGCAGGTGGCGGAAGCGCGCAAGGCCCCGCCCGCGCAGGTGGCCCTGGCGTGGCTGTTGTCCAAGCCCGTCGTCACCGCGCCCATCATCGGCGCGACGAAGCCCGAGCACCTGGAGGACGCGGTGAAGGCCGTGAGCCTCAAGCTGACGCCGGAAGAGGTGAAGGCGCTGGAGGCCCCCTACAAGCCGCACGCAGTGCGCGGCCTGTAG
- a CDS encoding cytochrome P450, whose amino-acid sequence MSERFNLLSPEVKANPYPTYARMRREAPVCQVEPGGMWAVSRHEDVLRVLKDPQRFSSQGFRVATNPPWLGGNPFSESMLTMDPPQHGRLRVLVQKAFGAGAMARLEPRVRDLCRQAVAELPRGVPVDLMPPYALRIPAAVISELLGLDPARATRLKQWADLITGGVTTVRPEEEDRKQRARDAVAELRQYFGEVLDARAHAPGTDLVSELQQARVDGEALSKDELIAFMALLLVGGIETVVHLLGASLVVLREHPEIWAQLRSDRSRIPAFIDEVLRYEPPAQAAPRLTTEAVELGGVSLPKGAPVLVLLGSAAHDEAHFPDGDRFNLSRPGPQNLPFGHGVHFCLGAQLARMEGRLALEAMLDAFRHLQAGPEPMTWHRTLVVRGPATLPLVLHPH is encoded by the coding sequence ATGAGCGAGCGCTTCAACCTCCTGTCGCCGGAAGTGAAGGCCAACCCCTATCCCACCTACGCCCGCATGCGCCGCGAAGCCCCCGTGTGTCAGGTGGAGCCCGGTGGCATGTGGGCCGTGTCGCGCCATGAAGACGTGCTGCGCGTCCTCAAGGACCCCCAGCGCTTCTCCTCGCAGGGCTTCCGCGTGGCCACCAACCCGCCCTGGCTGGGCGGCAATCCCTTCTCCGAGTCCATGCTCACCATGGACCCGCCCCAGCACGGCCGCCTGCGGGTGCTGGTGCAGAAGGCGTTCGGCGCGGGCGCCATGGCCCGGCTGGAGCCCCGCGTGCGCGACCTCTGCCGGCAGGCGGTGGCGGAGCTGCCCCGCGGCGTGCCGGTGGACCTGATGCCGCCGTACGCGCTGCGCATCCCGGCCGCCGTCATCAGCGAGCTGCTGGGCCTGGACCCAGCGCGCGCCACGCGCCTGAAGCAGTGGGCGGACCTCATCACCGGCGGCGTCACCACCGTCCGGCCGGAAGAAGAGGACCGCAAGCAGAGGGCCCGCGACGCGGTGGCGGAGCTGCGCCAGTACTTCGGCGAGGTGCTGGACGCCCGCGCCCACGCGCCCGGCACGGACCTGGTCAGCGAGCTGCAACAGGCCCGCGTGGACGGCGAGGCCCTGTCGAAGGACGAGCTCATCGCCTTCATGGCGCTGCTGCTGGTGGGCGGCATCGAGACGGTGGTGCACCTGTTGGGCGCATCGCTCGTCGTGCTGAGGGAGCACCCGGAGATCTGGGCCCAGCTGCGCTCGGACCGCTCGCGCATCCCCGCCTTCATCGACGAGGTGCTGCGCTACGAGCCGCCCGCCCAGGCCGCGCCGCGCCTCACCACGGAGGCGGTGGAGCTGGGCGGGGTGAGCCTGCCCAAGGGCGCCCCGGTGCTGGTGCTCCTGGGCTCCGCCGCGCACGACGAGGCGCACTTCCCGGACGGCGACCGCTTCAACCTGTCCCGCCCTGGTCCGCAGAACCTGCCCTTCGGCCACGGCGTCCACTTCTGCCTGGGCGCGCAGCTGGCGCGTATGGAGGGCCGGCTGGCCCTGGAGGCCATGCTGGACGCCTTCCGCCACCTGCAGGCCGGCCCGGAGCCCATGACGTGGCACCGCACGCTGGTGGTGCGCGGGCCCGCCACGCTGCCGCTCGTCCTGCACCCGCACTGA
- the lon gene encoding endopeptidase La, whose amino-acid sequence MSDEKKKGTAASAMPTAMAPPGLINKEDIPQVLPILPLRNSVFFPGGVLPLAVGRQKTIALIKDAVRDDQVIGVVTQRRAEEEDPGASDLYTMGTVARIVKLLKMGEDNYSLVVQGLARFRVMELVQEAPYLKARVDAVEDKTSSENVEVEALGINLKKLAREVIELMPELPAAATELVESITHPGHLADLIAANVDVPIEEKQAVLETVDLKARMKLVLELLNRKREILKLSNKIDSAVKGEMSKTQREYYLRQQLKAIKEELGEMGEEEEELDELQERLKKAALPPEVEKVAQKELNRLKTIPAASSEYTVARTYLDWIADLPWSKVSEDNLDIENARQQLDKDHFGIKKVKKRILEYLAVRKLKNDMRGPILCLVGPPGVGKTSLGQSVAKATGRKFVRLSLGGVRDEAEIRGHRRTYVGALPGRFIQSMKKAGTKNPVMMLDEIDKLGADFRGDPSAALLEVLDPEQNSTFSDHYLDVAFDLSKVMFVATANQLDPIPGPLRDRMEIIELTGYTFEEKQAIARIHLVPKQLKEHGLNGDHIEVQDDALLILTTSYTREAGVRNLERRIADICRAVAVEVAGGKTEKQTINAERVKEILGPETFYSEVAERTEVPGVATGLAWTAAGGDLLFIEATKMAGKGGMTLTGQLGDVMKESATAALSYLRSKAESLGINPNFLEKTDIHLHFPAGSIPKDGPSAGVTILTALTSLLTGIRVRHDTAMTGEATLRGLVLPVGGIKEKVLAAHRAGIKRVILPERCRKDLIDVPDQAKNELEFIFATKMDEVLSAALETSPFKEGAAIPATTTDTPPAEVRA is encoded by the coding sequence ATGTCTGACGAGAAGAAGAAGGGCACCGCGGCCAGCGCCATGCCCACCGCGATGGCCCCTCCGGGGCTCATCAACAAGGAAGACATTCCGCAGGTGCTGCCCATCCTGCCGCTGCGCAACAGTGTCTTCTTCCCCGGCGGTGTGCTGCCCCTGGCCGTCGGCCGCCAGAAGACGATTGCGCTGATCAAGGACGCCGTCCGTGACGACCAGGTCATCGGCGTCGTGACGCAGCGCCGCGCCGAGGAAGAGGATCCGGGCGCGTCCGACCTGTACACGATGGGCACCGTCGCCCGCATCGTGAAGCTTCTGAAGATGGGCGAGGACAACTACTCGCTCGTGGTCCAGGGCCTCGCGCGCTTCCGCGTGATGGAGCTGGTCCAGGAAGCGCCCTACCTCAAGGCCCGCGTCGACGCGGTGGAGGACAAGACCTCCAGCGAGAACGTCGAAGTGGAGGCCCTGGGCATCAACCTGAAGAAGCTGGCGCGCGAGGTCATCGAGCTGATGCCCGAGCTGCCGGCCGCCGCCACGGAGCTGGTGGAGAGCATCACGCATCCGGGCCACCTGGCGGACCTCATCGCCGCCAACGTGGACGTGCCCATCGAGGAGAAGCAGGCCGTGCTGGAGACGGTCGACCTCAAGGCGCGCATGAAGCTCGTCCTGGAGCTGCTCAACCGCAAGCGCGAGATCCTCAAGCTCTCCAACAAGATCGACTCCGCCGTGAAGGGCGAGATGTCGAAGACCCAGCGCGAGTACTACCTGCGCCAGCAGCTCAAGGCGATCAAGGAAGAGCTCGGCGAGATGGGCGAGGAGGAGGAGGAGCTCGACGAGCTGCAGGAGCGCCTGAAGAAGGCCGCCCTGCCCCCCGAGGTGGAGAAGGTCGCCCAGAAGGAGCTCAACCGCCTGAAGACGATCCCGGCGGCCTCCAGCGAGTACACCGTCGCGCGCACCTACCTGGACTGGATCGCGGACCTGCCGTGGTCGAAGGTGTCCGAGGACAACCTCGACATCGAGAACGCGCGCCAGCAGCTGGACAAGGATCACTTCGGCATCAAGAAGGTGAAGAAGCGCATCCTGGAGTACCTGGCCGTCCGCAAGCTGAAGAACGACATGCGCGGGCCCATCCTGTGCCTCGTCGGTCCCCCGGGCGTCGGCAAGACGTCGCTGGGCCAGAGCGTGGCCAAGGCCACCGGCCGCAAGTTCGTGCGCCTCAGCTTGGGCGGCGTGCGTGACGAGGCGGAGATCCGTGGCCACCGCCGCACGTACGTGGGCGCGCTGCCGGGCCGCTTCATCCAGAGCATGAAGAAGGCCGGGACGAAGAACCCGGTCATGATGCTGGACGAAATCGACAAGCTGGGCGCGGACTTCCGCGGCGACCCGAGCGCGGCGCTGCTGGAGGTGCTGGACCCGGAGCAGAACAGCACGTTCAGCGACCACTACCTGGACGTGGCGTTCGACCTGTCGAAGGTCATGTTCGTCGCCACGGCGAACCAGCTGGATCCCATCCCCGGGCCGCTCCGGGACCGCATGGAGATCATCGAGCTGACGGGCTACACGTTCGAGGAGAAGCAGGCCATCGCCCGCATCCACCTCGTGCCGAAGCAGCTCAAGGAGCACGGCCTCAACGGGGACCACATCGAGGTCCAGGACGACGCGCTGCTCATCCTCACGACGTCGTACACGCGTGAGGCCGGCGTGCGTAACCTGGAGCGCCGCATCGCGGACATCTGCCGCGCGGTGGCGGTGGAAGTGGCCGGCGGCAAGACGGAGAAGCAGACCATCAACGCCGAGCGCGTGAAGGAGATCCTCGGGCCCGAGACGTTCTACTCGGAGGTCGCGGAGCGCACGGAGGTTCCCGGTGTGGCGACGGGCCTCGCGTGGACCGCGGCGGGCGGCGACCTGCTCTTCATCGAAGCGACCAAGATGGCGGGCAAGGGCGGCATGACGCTCACCGGCCAGCTGGGCGACGTGATGAAGGAGTCCGCCACGGCGGCCCTGAGCTACCTGCGCAGCAAGGCGGAGTCGCTCGGCATCAACCCGAACTTCCTGGAGAAGACGGACATCCACCTGCACTTCCCCGCGGGCTCCATCCCCAAGGATGGTCCTTCGGCCGGCGTCACCATCCTGACGGCGCTCACCAGCCTGCTGACGGGCATCCGGGTGCGGCACGACACGGCGATGACGGGCGAGGCCACGCTGCGTGGCCTGGTGCTGCCGGTGGGCGGCATCAAGGAGAAGGTCCTGGCGGCGCACCGCGCGGGCATCAAGCGCGTCATCCTGCCGGAGCGTTGCCGCAAGGACCTGATCGACGTGCCGGATCAGGCGAAGAACGAGCTGGAGTTCATCTTCGCCACGAAGATGGACGAGGTCCTCAGCGCCGCGCTGGAGACGTCTCCGTTCAAGGAGGGCGCCGCGATCCCGGCGACCACCACGGACACGCCCCCGGCGGAAGTCCGGGCGTAA
- a CDS encoding vWA domain-containing protein, whose amino-acid sequence MKLHTCAHLMSLSALLALGCHSPVDDDGSTVPDACEATPPIVAPQKTDILFVIDNSGSMSEEQQGIATELPAFLAALKEGNGVSQDFRVGVITTSVYQRQLFPDGADVIRNFPDQEGRLQPVRDEANQPTAERFIEGSDPLLLPKFQRLVDQGTSGSGQEAPFEAVRLAVASPLATQPLAEGGNGGFLRDDSRLLVVVVSDEEDCSSQQRPPPVALGVDRAVDACTAQGDKLTPVSEYYQAFQSLRDSQGASREVLWATIGPVAVTDKRAELIVDTTGGTTNVRNVDCPTSYGPGYRQSDMAKAFDATRANLDSICKTSYQQTLLDIADLATVAQSVSVVNLPDPRLAVVYVTRADGSVQTCTAANGDFRYEPPSGDRSARIFFLGPCLRRVGDTKVEVKVLCAG is encoded by the coding sequence GTGAAGCTCCACACCTGCGCCCACCTGATGTCGCTGTCCGCGCTCCTGGCGCTCGGATGCCACTCCCCCGTGGATGACGACGGATCCACGGTCCCGGACGCCTGCGAGGCGACCCCTCCGATAGTGGCTCCCCAGAAGACGGACATCCTCTTCGTCATCGACAACTCCGGATCCATGAGCGAGGAGCAGCAGGGAATCGCGACGGAGCTGCCTGCCTTCCTGGCCGCGCTGAAGGAGGGCAACGGTGTGTCCCAGGACTTCCGCGTGGGGGTCATCACCACCTCCGTGTACCAGCGCCAGCTCTTCCCGGACGGGGCGGACGTCATCCGCAACTTTCCGGATCAGGAGGGCCGGCTGCAGCCGGTGAGGGACGAGGCGAACCAGCCCACCGCCGAGCGCTTCATCGAGGGTTCGGATCCGCTGCTGCTGCCCAAGTTCCAGCGGCTGGTGGACCAGGGAACCTCAGGCAGCGGTCAGGAGGCGCCCTTCGAGGCGGTGCGGCTGGCGGTCGCCTCCCCCCTGGCCACCCAGCCCCTGGCGGAAGGGGGCAACGGGGGCTTCCTGCGGGACGACTCCCGCCTGCTGGTGGTGGTGGTGTCCGACGAGGAGGACTGCAGCTCCCAGCAGCGGCCGCCCCCGGTGGCGCTGGGCGTGGACCGGGCCGTGGACGCGTGCACGGCGCAGGGGGACAAGCTGACCCCGGTGTCGGAGTACTACCAGGCCTTCCAGAGCCTGCGTGACAGCCAGGGTGCGTCGCGCGAGGTGCTGTGGGCGACCATCGGGCCGGTGGCGGTGACGGACAAGCGCGCGGAGCTGATCGTGGACACGACGGGCGGCACGACCAACGTGCGCAACGTCGACTGCCCGACGTCCTACGGGCCCGGCTACCGGCAGAGCGACATGGCGAAGGCGTTCGACGCGACCCGGGCGAACCTGGATTCCATCTGCAAGACGAGCTACCAGCAGACGCTGCTGGACATCGCGGATCTGGCCACGGTGGCGCAGAGCGTGTCCGTGGTGAACCTGCCGGATCCGCGGCTCGCGGTGGTGTACGTCACGCGCGCGGACGGCTCCGTGCAGACGTGCACGGCGGCCAACGGCGACTTCCGCTACGAGCCCCCCAGCGGCGACCGCTCCGCGCGCATCTTCTTCCTGGGCCCGTGCCTGCGGCGCGTGGGTGACACGAAGGTGGAGGTGAAGGTGCTGTGCGCGGGATAG
- a CDS encoding ImuA family protein, with product MGAAIERSGLAVVEELRERIRQLQAAPRRALSVLRTGVDAVDALLPQGGLPLGHSVELCGEAASGRTSLALRAVASAHRELRLCAWVDGPKELYPPAAAALGVDLERLLVVRPQAFAQRVWAAVQLARSGAFTAVVVDLTLGVGAPGRPERLALTEARKLADAAARGGTLVLLLTSPEAPADGLARLRLEARGVQGWSVELERSRGGSVGTRVVSPWRELYPEVGLDAGARFLDADVETPEDAGPGFYRDPSDRVRNGMGILGQRPGRDAPMPSLGGALSPDGR from the coding sequence ATGGGCGCGGCGATCGAACGGTCGGGGTTGGCGGTGGTGGAGGAGCTGCGCGAACGGATCCGCCAGTTGCAGGCGGCGCCCCGTCGCGCGCTGTCGGTGCTGCGCACGGGCGTGGACGCGGTGGACGCGCTGCTGCCTCAAGGGGGCCTGCCGCTGGGGCACTCCGTGGAGCTGTGCGGCGAGGCGGCGTCGGGGCGCACCAGCCTGGCGCTGCGCGCGGTGGCGTCCGCGCACCGGGAGCTGCGCCTGTGCGCGTGGGTGGATGGTCCGAAGGAGCTCTATCCGCCCGCGGCGGCGGCGCTGGGCGTGGACCTGGAGCGGCTGCTCGTCGTGCGGCCCCAGGCCTTCGCGCAGCGGGTGTGGGCCGCCGTGCAGCTGGCGCGCAGCGGTGCCTTCACTGCGGTGGTGGTGGACCTGACGCTCGGCGTGGGCGCCCCGGGGCGGCCGGAGCGGCTGGCCCTGACGGAGGCGCGCAAGCTCGCGGACGCGGCGGCGCGGGGCGGGACGCTGGTGCTGCTCTTGACGTCGCCGGAGGCGCCCGCGGACGGGCTCGCGCGGCTGCGGCTGGAGGCCCGGGGCGTCCAGGGCTGGTCCGTGGAGCTGGAGCGCAGCCGGGGCGGGAGCGTGGGGACTCGTGTCGTGAGCCCCTGGCGGGAGCTCTACCCGGAGGTGGGGCTGGATGCCGGCGCGCGGTTCCTGGACGCGGACGTGGAGACGCCAGAGGACGCGGGGCCGGGCTTCTACCGGGACCCGTCTGATCGCGTGCGCAACGGCATGGGCATCCTGGGCCAGCGCCCCGGCCGGGACGCGCCCATGCCTTCGCTGGGGGGCGCGCTGTCCCCGGATGGCCGCTGA